Below is a genomic region from Tenrec ecaudatus isolate mTenEca1 chromosome 15, mTenEca1.hap1, whole genome shotgun sequence.
ggaggccctggacccatttgtaAACCCtcaatctaaggatggaatgtctgtcattgtgatgcaTTCATTGGCCACCagccatgcttttgtgagtttcctttgccctgcccctcccccaatccctcttTAGCTCCCATCTCAATTGTGAATCTGGGAAgccatttcctcctccttttgGTGGCTTCCCTTATTCAGATGatctgtttgtgtctttgtgctatatttgtctcataagatttaataaatgttctctttaaactgtatttaaaatggggtctcctttttactctgtaACAGATCTTGCTGCATGAtccttcttaaccatttctgctttTGGAAACTAGCTTCTGCTCCGTTTTAGACagtaaaaggaactccaatctcaaatataatttaagaataacatttattaagttttaaaagagacaaagagactaCAAAGACACAGACCTGTCACTGGATGAAGGAGATCGTTAGCACAGTTTAGGGAAACATTCAAGTCGAGAATCTAATTAAGTAAGATTGCAGTGGTGTACATGAGCTGGACCagaacaactgagatgtgagattgaaagaaatagaaaagtttataaacaaaaaagaagaagaatcagcgcaaggaccagcagcctgaaagggaaaaaaaaaagcttggctGGATGGTTCCCTCCTGcttacagacttgggtttttataaggtTTCATTAATCTGCTGagctgtacagaagcagaacttgctGTTAAGCAGCGCAGCTGATcaagctggtacagaagcagactttgcagttgCACAATTTCTTGGTCCAGGATAGTTTTTTGCTGATTTTAAGAACAAggggctattttttttttttagaatgctGTAAGGCCTGTGGTTGCATTTTAGGACTGGGGCAGAATGTTTGCTTAGTATAAATGGCTTTACTTACGCTAACTATTACAGCAGCAGAGGAAACTGTCGCAAGTTTATGATTGGTGGAACTTCAGTACAGTATTGTTACAAATGGGACTACaaaagcagggacaggaccataactgagccaccttcgttGCCAGATAGAGGATTTTACAAGATTGCTCCAGGGccatctgacccaggcagtcagggctcaactgatAAGCCATGGCTCCTGACTCTAGGACCCCCTGGACTGGCTGGAGATTGGTGAAAGGTATCAACTTTCCAAGTTCCTCTGCTCCTGGGAAAATTTAATCTATATGCTTGCTTaaggatcagaaagaattcagtggaggcttaagctGCACAGCCATCTATATCCCTTtcctcactggagtgctaagactttactCTCTACTACAGCTCCTGAGATTGGTCTCTGTGATGCTatacctttccacttggagtgtgaagagccccacgtggggatgtttcccctaataaACCTCCACTCAGAGATTAGTTGTGTGAATGGCTCATCTCTATCAATGCTTTCCACCACCCCCTTTATCATCCCTTTTGACTCTTAGAGcaatgctggcccagatttagtgtccactcatTTTATCAACAGGgaattttgctttccttttacatcttttgatttgcagaatccagaaattatttattttaggtccttttttgtattaatctggagaaataataggcttcagtgtcttggttttgaaaatccacagggtagtacttctctgtcctatagggtcactatgagtcagaattggtataTTTTCATAGTATATgctctcaaggtcagcacttttttgtTAATTTGCtaaatttagcttctatattttccaacttatgCTTAATTGAGTTGGTCCTCAATTCCCCCAACCCCTTCTCCTCACAAGACTGAGTTTGAAATCATCAGTGGTGGgccatacatccacatcctaacaGCTGCATACTTTGACTGAAGGAcattaagtctcatttgctaacttgCTGACACTCTCCTCTCTATTTTTttattgcttaagcttgctatttctgcattggtccccagacccaccagattcaaaattttggtgggctgctgcccatgcccatattggataccagcaggaagttccctagctggtcCATCCCCCTAGTCAGTGTTTACAGCTGTGATTGGAGCCGAAAGTGTTCCCACCCACTCAGGGTGTGTTGCTTTATAAACCAGAATCCGAGTGGTGCTTGGGGCCCAGATGTATTGAGAGCTAGCTGTTGCCTGTTTCTTGGCAGCTGCCTCCAGTAAAGCTTTTCATTTGATGCTTTTCGATGTGGCCCTCATTGGTCTCGAGGCCCGGATATAACAGTTTCTTGGAACCAAATTCAAAGTAGGTAAAtactttttatccttttgattggtttcatatgttaactgtttcaccttcaatttgtttgaatttactgtgcaagaactgtgtcctactaatagctcctcattttaaaaaattgtgtcatAACTATTCCTAATAGAAGGCAAGATCCAGACATATAACTCATATACAGTAGATATGATCGTATTTAAAATAagctaccattttctctgtgccccactgcatggtaatgcttgaatgttgtaGCCTTTTAGCCAAGTGGTCTTGATAAGAAGCTTAAttttattcactgtgaccagattgCCATATCATGGGccaaaactgctttcatttcatgtagCTGCTAAACATTTAACCACTGGATCAGTAGGACTTCTTCACTGACTAATTTAGATATGCCAAGTTCTCACCAGGCTTACATGTTTCTtattatagacatggtgattcttaatgagtattgttttagttatttaattatattttcaacATAATGCCAATGTGCATACATAGACTTGAATATGCTATCATGTTTAATTTTCCCTTTGGTTTGGTACCTTGGAGCTAATTCCATCTTGTGGAAAATTCATGTGTTATAAAGCAGAAAAGTTCCATAGTGTTTCCAGAGTGTcacatttgtggaagcagatctccagtcctgtcttcttccacagtaatgcagaCTGTTTAACCCGTCAATCCTCAGTTGAACAGTGCAGTGCAAGCTGTTTGTAGAACCCTTCATTGTTTCTGAGCCcccaaactaactcactgccacaaagtcaattctgactcacagtgttccactataggtgtctgagattcaaaatctatacCGGAGTAGACAGTCTCGTTTCCTCTTACAGAGCTGCTGGTTGCCTTGAAGTGCCAGCCTTGaaggtagcaaatgaagccagaattctCTATCTCTCTAAATGAAGCAAACCAAGCAGATGCCATCaaatccacaccaactcctggaggctccatgtgtgtcattgcacagggatgttgcagaggggtttcagtgacaggtttctcaaagtgcatcacccagtctttcttccctggagactgactGAGTAGAAACAAACGTCCaatctttccatgaacacctatccatgttaaccatttgtaatgctcagggacataaaaaactaaacAAGGCACACATGCTTGCTTGTACACACACTTTGAAAAGTCAGTACTGtggttgctttttctttctttttaaaataattttattgagggcttgtacagctcttaccacaattcatacatacattcattgtgtcaagaacatttgtacatatgatgacattattgttttcaaaacatttttttctacttgaggccttggtatcagctcttcattttttaccctcctcccctcatgaaccattgatgatTTGtacattatcattattttttcatgtgttacacttaccagtgtctcccttcacccactttagtgttgtctgtccccctgggaggaggttatatgtaaatcattgtgatcagttccaagGCTGAGTtttttaactataacatgagaaactacACACTTGAATCTGTCAAATTTCAAGACTCAGAAAAATaaagtccttctgttaatttccagctctcacaagtttctatgtgaattgtacagatatactgtaacctaactggacTCTACAGTAACTTGAGAATgaaattaatatcaactttaatagatcttgaattgagatgctatatgtaaaatGCTTAATActctgagttttcatggaagatcAAAAGGCATCccaaagatttttaagatgtacaatatttgaggaattatcaaagatttattacattattctgtttaacataaaatattaggaacagatatgcagtgAATTCAAAACGTTCATGGATAAATTCCATAACCTTTATCATGGAAGggtcatgacctttttgaaggccTTTTGTGCATTCGTGGcataaaggattggctaccaGTAAGCTCCTTGTATTTTTCACTCAGGTTGCGGGCTGTGTAGAAACTATCATATTAAATGGAAAAAGTAAGGATGTATCTGAGGTTGGGCttagcatgaaggctggaaatcaactcactgttgtctagttgattcctactcagcaGCTGTTGAGAGCTAGGGTGAAAATTGCCCGTGTGTGTCCAAGGCTAGCGCTCTTTGTGGAGGTAGAACATCTCCTCTTCCTGCAACAGGGATGCACAAGTGAGCAGACATGTGAATCTCCTGTGTAACATGCCTGCATGTTTGTGTCATCTGGGCATGCAACAGCGTTCTTTGGGACTGATAAAGGCACAACACATTTGCCACTTTGctctgagcctcaacccaaaggtgcTCAGTTCCAGCTCCATAGATTAGCAAACCCAGctttaagtgcccagagacacccacTCCACCAGTGGATTCCAgcttatagtgaccctgaaggacaaggtagaattactgaccttgcagttagcagctcaccacAGTTTCCATCAGGGATAATCTAgtgaataaaaatgtaaattcCAAGATGAGTTAATCAAAATTTAGCTATAAAAACTCTCTGAAATAAAGTTTTATGAAAATTGGGAGTTTTCAGGTgttatattatttcttttatattatACTATTTTTAGCACTTTTATTGTCAACTATGTGATAAACAAGAGGTCCATAAACTATCCATTCTTCATTTATAGGAAATGAAATCCCTGCTAATACATAGAAACCATTAGGGTTTTTTTGTCCTTCCAGTGTTCTACTGTGATCACATTTCTTACCTGCTTGGAGATTATGATTATATGCCTTTGAGAAGTTTTTATTGcagtacattattattattattgctcttATAATATGTTTCAATCTGTGTTAGtgctggtggactagagaaacaaattcatagacactcatgtgtacaagaaaggtttatatacaaaagcaattgaatattgagaaaacagtcccagccccagtccagatcaagtccatatgtctgatattagtccatattgcccaattccaatttataaagtcttcttcagactcacaaaacacatggaataacaccaaatgcagaaagatcataggccaatgggtaggaagtcttgtcgaTCCGGTGGcactataagcatctcagtgctgacaaggggtctccacgtgattctccagctcagggcactagcttagttccatgagtcttctcagctgcaatgtctccagggagtgagcagtgagAGAGTGTTTCCACCTTAAAGGAGGAATACCAGGGCTCCCAgaatcaggagaaggccatgcccacacagaggcctcattgacctgattgatgggctagactccaccccttcaccattaatcttctcaaattgataacagattctataactaccacacattcggaggtttttgtttgcttgtttgtttttaccatttgactgtttattttggtttttcaGTCATAATTTAGACAGCAGTGTGTTTTGTCACTCAACATTTTCTACACAaagtgttcagtgacattggctacATTCTTCATCATTTGTAAAACATTCTCAGCATTTCTGTTCTTATTGTTCTCTTTTAGTTAATCTAGTTTCCCTGCTCCCTTTCATCCTCACCTCTACTTAAAAATAATTGTCCTTTGGTTTCATAGAATTAACTTTTTTAGTGGAGGAAAGTACTCACAGGCACTCTTAAAGTACTCTCTTATGAGCCAATCCATTATTTAGCTAAAAGGTGACTGCAGAGGCTAGTTTgggttcaaggtttaaagagtgtcttaaatgatttttttttaaagtgtctcaactcattgtttgtttgtttgtttacttggttttctttttcaggAATTTGAGATACTATTGGACATTTTACTCCCATTCTGTCCAGAACTTAATTAGAATGATCTGTCATGGTAACCGGCACAATcccatctagttctggtttcagggtaGATGAAACCAGACTCGATACTGTAGACTAGATTCTTCATTGAATCTTTGACTTCTATCTTTCACTTTAATGCCAGTTGAGTAAAGACCAATAATTTATCTCAGATGGCCACTCACAGCTGATAAAATCCCAGACATGACTCtccaaagtagaatgtagaataTTACACTTTTGGatgattgatatatatatatatattttttttttcagaaagccAGTCTTTGAATTTCAAAAAAGCTGTGCCACACATTTCTACCGGGTGCTGATGGTCACCTGCCATACTCGCACGAGGTTATCTGTGTAACCTGCAAACAGAGTCTGGCCATCAGCAGACCAGGTCAGAGAGGTGCACTGGGGTGATTTGGCCTTGCTGCTGGTGCTGATCACTTCTTGCTTCAGCTCATCAACAATGATCTTGCCCTCCAAGTCCCAGATCTTGATGCTGGGGTCAGTGGCAGCACAGAGCCAGTAGCGGTTGGGACTGAAGCACAGGGCATTGATAATGTCTCCTCCATCGAGGGTATAAAGGTGCTTGCCTTCATTGAGATCCCACAGCATggcctggccatccttgcctccagaaGCACAGAGGGATCCATCCGGAGAGACTGTCACAGTGTTCAGGTAGCCTGTGTGGCTGATGTGGTTCGTTTTCAGTTTGCAATTAGCCAAGTTCCACACCTTGACCAACTTGTCCCAGCCACAGGAGACGATGATGGGGTTGCTGCTGTTGGGCGAAAAGCGCACACGGGACACCCATTCAGAGTGGCTCTCGTCCTGTACGGTGCACTTGCAAACGCCCAGAGTATTCCACAGCTTGATGGTCTTATCTCGGGAGCCTGAGACAATCTGCCAGTTGTCAGAGGAGAAGGCCGCACTCAGCACGTCCTTGGTATGGCCAACATGGCGGCGTGTGGTGGTGCCCATTGTAAGATCCCAGAGACGTAGTGTTCCATCCCAGGAGCCTGAGAGCGCAAACTGGCCATCAGAAGAGATGACCACGTTGCTCACAAAGTGAGAGTGACCACGCAGAGCACGTTGGGGAATGCCATAGTTGCTCTCATCCCTCGTGAGCTTCCACATGATGATGGTCTTATCTCGCGAAGCAGACAGAATCATGGCGGGGAACTGTGGCGTGGTAGCGATCTGCGTTACCCAGCCGTTGTGGCCCTTAAGGGTGCCACGAAGGGTCATTTGCTCAGTCAGGGTGGCAGCGGGTGCGGGGGTCGCAGCAGTGACAAGGATGGCTCCGGATAGCTCCCACACCAGCTCCTGCTGCTGTTCAGCGTGGAAACAAAAGCTTGGATGATATTAAGACAAGTAACCTAGCTATCCCGTGAGACTATTTTATGTCCAAGAAATATTCATAACTGTGACACCCATGTCTTAATCCATAAACTGTGCAGTTTAGTTTTGCCTCTTTTGagctttctgtatattccatgataaactgtgtctgggttctcattgatttattttcttcagaATGCTTTTGAGTTTTTCACATGTTGGTTGTTTTGTCTTTGGTCTATCAGTGTTGACTCATAACACAAGTTTCCAATGTGTGATTGGCCCAGGCTATACCTACCTATTGTAGCGCTTCAAGGATTCAAGTGGTTCAAATGTAATTTTACTCTTGTGAATGTTACTGCCATTATTCTCGTCATTTCCTTTCTGAACTTCTGTTGCTCTGGGGAAATCACTTTCTGGTGAGAGGAAATTGTTGAGTTGAACATCATATCCAAGTTAAAATTTACTAAAAGAGCCGaagtatttaatatattttcctgCCCAAAATGTGCATGTATAGTTATTCCATTTGCTTATCTGATGAAGTACTTTAAGGGCTTGTGATCCACGTGTACAGTGATTTCTTAGTTTGATTTTGTACTTCAAATCTCTTAAAACTACTACTGAGAAGACTTCTCATATTTTTGCACACTTAGTTTATTTTTCTCTGACAACTTACAGCAGATTTATAAACTTTGTAAAATTGCCTCAGGATATTtgtatcttcttttttatttttaaattgtcttatttggggcttgtacgactcttatcacaatcatatacatgcatccattgcatATCTTCTTACTCTTTTTTGTTGCCTTCTGGTAAATTGTTTTGAATGTTAATACAGATGAAATTTTCAGTCTATCCTCTTATGTTTTCATCTTAGTTTTTCTCTGTCctgctgtcattattttttaaattctaaagTAGTATAGTTTTACATGATCATAATTATGTTTATCtatttggagtttatttttgcATAGGAATAGACTCTCcaaattagataataatttgataaatatcAGTCATTTTGCCTACCACTTAATTCCATATGGTGACTGTATGTGGTTCCAGAGTAAAACTATACgctgtaaggttttcagtggctaacctTAGGAGTTGGTTGCCATATCTTTCTTCTAAGGTACTTCTGTGTTGTCTTCATCCTCCAATCTTTTGTTTGGTAACTGAGCACTCAGCTGTTGGTGAGTTGGTACTACTCAGGAACTTCCATTTAGGGACCCACACCTTAAAGTGTGAGTACTTGCTGTCAGAGCCTGATGTGTcatgaattagcttcccttacaaattggtaggCCTTTTCTAGGGCTGCTTATCTTTCTCTGTTGGCCTTTCTTGTGTTCCTGTATTGATACTTGATTGGGTAATGTGTATAATATATGAACAAAGGagcccttttgtccagtgggttacacattgagctgcaaatgtgcaggagaagatgagtctgcctgctccagtaaagatacaCTGGCTTGGGAGTCCTATAGGAAGCTCTACTCTGATAGCTATGCCGTGAGTTGTACTAGacgtgatggcagggagttatgtgtggaCCAATCCAGGCCTTATTCTTTACCATTTATTGTTATTTAGGCTAAATGCAATTAAATCCacatttttgtggactcttgtgaagtgcaagaaatttttgtgtgtgacagttttggaaactaatCAGTTTGTGGAGGACAGTTGCTTTGGAACATGCTACCTTTTTATTGACTTCAGTCTTTTTGtattcatttcttcattgaagtctcAATCATACCTTTCTGACACCATTCATCCTTATTAATATTTATCTGATCATCCTGagatttgactatccttaaaacatgaaATATACTCTTTCCTGATCCCCTGTGGTCAGATATTGTCCCCTCCTGGAACAAACTCTTTTTGGCTATTCCCTTAGTTaattccatcacatccttcaaatcactgttttcaatgaattcaattaattagacgACTAATGGCACAAGATGAAAACCACCACTAGACAAAAGGATCCTATAGGCAGATACACAGCATGATAACACAGTAGAAATCAGGTGAGAGAATACCTATGTGTGCCTCCCCTCATTTTTAGGACAGTTGTTTATTCTGGGTGCTAAGTAGACCAATCAACTAGACTCATTGAAAAGAAAGCCtttcttgttgttagctgccatctagttttctccaattcatagcaatactatgcacccatggtgatgtagtgtgttatgcatttggttgctaaccacaggttcagAAATTCAAACCCCTAActgctctgcagtagaaagatgaggcttcctactcccttaaggagctgcagtttcagaaacaaacAGGGGCTGTTCTATAGTGTATATGGGATGCTATAtgccagaattggctcaatgactgattatttttttaatgtacaacagaacaaaaccatgcacTGTGATCTCAGTACTCTGAATTCAATATGGTCAGCATTTTCCTTTGGGACTGGAATGGTGGCTTTGGGCTCTTCCCATATTGATCATAAACttgaaagtcctcatttgcatttcttgtaactattccctttttggtttactttgttgctagtgcttcttcatgatccatttatttttccagtgtgggaattttCATGTAAActaattgctaatgagcttttcatttggtgagTGACAATGGAGCTTTATTTTGCCCTTATGTTGAGAATGGAAGTCTGAGCAACTGAAACCtaaatgtgtttttgttgttgttgtttactataatctttcttttaaacattttattaggggctcatagaactcttatcacaatccatacatatacatacagcaactgtataaagcacatctgtacattctctgccctaatcattttttaagcatttgctctccacttaagccctttgcatcaggttctcttttttttaaatgtgcatttTTAAACTCATCACAGAACCCTTCTATGTTGTTAGAATTTTTTTTATCAAGCCAGGGTTCATGGGCTAGTGTGTCTTAAAGTGAGTGATCATTGTGTTAATCCGTACACAAGCTCCCTaatataaatatgcatgtgttactGCTTAAGCTCcatctctgttgcatttctcatacaatTGATAACCATTTAACATTGTGGTTTTGTTCTTGTtcattgctgtggagtcattttcaactcacagtcacctcatgtgtccagggtagaaCTCCATTGGttctggaatggtgtgccctctcagaacagattggtcttgttttgttttgatgtgttCAATGCTGTGTCTGTTTTGCCTGGGTTTTAATATTACCTCAATCAACCTAATAATGCAAGAGCCAGATAAAtgggcctgaggtaagcagtattatcTGAGATTCATGGATTTTCCAGGGAAATGAGTTCTAGTTGTCTGAATTGAATAGgctgttttctttgtttcctctttgtactacacagaagacctctagatcatctctgtaatTGTAAtttatgactgacagaataaccaACTataggcatatgaacagaaatgtagttgccaGGAATTTAATTGTAGACACATGGGCCTGCATGCTGACCCAGTTCAACAAGTTACCATTTGAGTaatactgaaattgtgattaatgttggtgactttcttcacctgtttcaattggaagcaacatctgcttaaaagagaCAAGAGGACTAAAAGCTAGTGTGGCAAAATATTTTTTGGAAATTGCTTCAAATTTGTAGTGGCTGAATAAGTGCAATGTTTTATCATGAACTGTTGTATGGAAGAGACCCTATTGATTCATTGGTTTAATTGATTGGTTGCTGACCATACCCTCTGTGGTTCAAGCATACCAGCCACGTCAAAGGAGGATGATGAGGCTGTTTGCACCCATGCAgatcttcattcttggaaacactaatGAGCAGTTTCACTCATTGTtacatggtcaaaatgagttagaattgacagcactacatttgggattttttttcatcGTAAAGGAATGGAATTTAGACTTGTGGAGACTTTAAAATATGTCACCTGATGCATTGCTGTGTACGAAATTCTTGAAAGACTTATTGGATCTATATCTACATTACACTGTCATAGCAGAATTGTAGAGTGACCATGGCAGCTCGTGTCACTGTATGATATATTCAGTTGGCTATGCTGTGAACTGTTAGCATCAGAGTAcagccttttctatgttgttgttaggtgtcatcatgtCCATTCTAGCTCATAAAACCTTTTATATAACAGAAGGAACACTGCcctatcctgcaccatcctcacaaatgttcccatgTGTGAACCCATTTTTACAGCCCCTGTGcgaatccattttgtcaaaggcctttctcttctttgcctctctctcccttactaagcatgatgtccttctccagggacctttCTGTCCTgaaaaaatgtgggaacaaatGTATGACAAGTCATAGAGTTCAGGCCCACAACGGAGAGAGTCCCACATCATGTTCAACTAATTGCCTTCCATgtctgcaaatgggaaaaaatcttGGAGTGgaccatctcaaagcctggtgtatAAGTCCTAGGATCCTTGCACAGTTTAACAGTACTATGTATttaagttcagtcaacttataagaaaactggaatctAACTACAGTTTCTCAATCAGAAAATAGAAGGGCATGCTATTGGGATACTTTCATTTCCTGCTTTTTTTTCAGTATGTAACCTTAGTGTGTATTCATGTGAATATCCAGGTACTTTTTGAAGGGAGCGGTCTATAATAATTGCATTACAGTggctttgtgtctcagagtggaaAACTTTTAATGATATCTGTATTCTATTGTTACCTATCTTTCACTTtgctgtttctcttttcaataccaTGGCCTGTCTCCATGAAGCTACAAAATACTCAAGAGTGCAACCATACAGTGACTGAAATGTAGGTGTGTAACAGAAACACTACAGAAATTTTCATAATTCCCTCAATTAATCATCTCTTTCATGAGGTAATGTGTCAGCTTTTAGTCACCTAGAATTCTTCAAGAGGATATCATAAATCCAGGGCCTTGAGttgctactttgttagttcataccagaaGTTCTCCAATGGCTAATGAGaagctaaaaggaaaaagagaaattctgcagtgtttcctagttgttgttattgtttttatcattttattggtggctcatacaactcttatcacaatccatacatatatccattgtgtcaagcacatctgtacatttgttgccatcatcattctcaaaacatttgctttccccttgagacccaatatcagctcctcatttcccccttcccttcccactctcccctccctcataaaccctccatgattcaaaaattattattattttgtcatatcttacactgtctaacttctcccttcacccacttttctgttgtccatcccccagggaggaggttatgtgtagatcgttgtaatcgtttccccctttctacacctttcctctacctctaggtatcaccactctcaccactggtcctgaaggggtcatctgtctgggattccttgtgtttctagttgctatctgtaccaatgtacatactctggtctagccagatttgtagggtagaattgggatcgtgatagtgggaggaggaagcactttaagaactagaggaaagttctatgtttcatcgttgctaccctgcacccttactggctcgtctcctccctgcaacccttcagtaagggggtgtacagtt
It encodes:
- the LOC142427710 gene encoding small ribosomal subunit protein RACK1-like; this encodes MTLRGTLKGHNGWVTQIATTPQFPAMILSASRDKTIIMWKLTRDESNYGIPQRALRGHSHFVSNVVISSDGQFALSGSWDGTLRLWDLTMGTTTRRHVGHTKDVLSAAFSSDNWQIVSGSRDKTIKLWNTLGVCKCTVQDESHSEWVSRVRFSPNSSNPIIVSCGWDKLVKVWNLANCKLKTNHISHTGYLNTVTVSPDGSLCASGGKDGQAMLWDLNEGKHLYTLDGGDIINALCFSPNRYWLCAATDPSIKIWDLEGKIIVDELKQEVISTSSKAKSPQCTSLTWSADGQTLFAGYTDNLVRVWQVTISTR